ACAGTTCAGCACGGAGGTGGGAGCTTCATCATAGGACAGTGACTGTGACAGTACTTATTCTTAAAGTCACACTCCTATAATTTtgttatctattttcaaagcattcccagtgtttCTGTTAATTATTATCatgtcatttttagacaaaatcaatagacctgtgtcgttttctatagtttctgcagagcggcaggagttcatttgaaatttgacaGAGTCAGAGTTGCTGATGGGACAattgtgtcctccatcatgagaaaatgccacaaggataTGTTGAAAACCCAATTGTCATCAGAGTGACTTTTTAACAATTCAAAGTGTTCAGAGGAATTCATTTTGGGAACTTGAGGAATGATCTGAACCTGAAGAAAAGAATCTTCTGTGTTGTGAGGGACTGTCCGTCTTCCAGCAGCACAGGGGATTGCAGTGACAGTCCATTAGTCAAAGATGTTGTGACTGACTCAGCATTTGGACACTGAAGAAAGTGCACCTTGAAGTAGTTTTACCCCCGGGGCCTTTCCTGACCCACACTTTTCCGCCCCGTCCGTTCACTCGGCGCAGGGCGAGCAGTGACTGGGCTGTGGACTTGAAGGTGCCTCACGGTGGCGGGGTGCTGCAGAGGAGTGATGACGTTTATTGACAGAGTTAGTTCTGCAACAACGAGCATCCACGcgagtgtgtgttcatgtgagCAGAGGAGGTCATGGAGGGCTGAATCCTGCGCCTCGAGCACACTACATGCTTTTTGCATCACCTCATTCACAAAGACTAATGGGCTCTATCTGTGTCAGTTACCAGGACAGACCCCAATgctgcaaacaaacacagcCCAGACTTCTGTTGAGGAGAAATTCAGATGAGTATGTATTCTGTCTGCGCCCAAAGCACAGGGAGATGAAACTAATTAACACAAACACTTTTGGGACTGTGCGCTTTTCTAAAATGACTATGATATCTTCTTAAGTAGACaagaaaatctaattaaaacaTGGACAAAATGGTCAAATTATTAAAAAGGCTTCAGATTGACTGCCATCCTACCCCACGTCCTATCATCTTGTCTGTGTAAGGGCATCCTGAACcttgtttctatggaaaccgCCTCTAAAGGAGGCAGGAAGAAAGGGACAGGAAGAGGTGCTGAAATGGCAGAATAGTCTTTGTGCTTGCAGCCACTTAGAGAGCCAAACGGCCCAGAGAGAGAACAGAGGGCGAAGCAGACACTCACAAAGACCTTCAACCTGAAGCAGTAGATGAAGAGGGGAAAGAAAGAAGCGTCGCCAGGGGCCACAGTTCCACTCTGAAAGTCAATTGGCTCACATAGGGGATCAGaattttctgaataaatatgtGTTGGATGACTTTTTGTTCACATTAAACacaaaattgttgaaaaattaaacccaaacaaaaaaaataaccctAGAGGGCATGAAACTGAAAGTCCTGTTCAGACAACAAACCCGCCGACGTTCACACCGTCTCACAAACAAGCCATGAAATCTCACTCTATTTTGTGTCAGAAAATTGGATTGCTGCTCCAGCTAACTTGATTACAAACAGCCTCTGCCTCACTCTGGGGCTGTGCCACTTAATAAAGCTTAAGTGCAAAGGCACATCAGTGtgttcacactcacacacaaacagagtCACATGCTAAACGCACACTATGCAGATCTGTACATCAAAATGTTTCATGCAGGTTCCATCCAGATAGAAAAATACGTCAACCAAATGCTGTAGATGTGGGATCTTTGGAACATTTACTAAATTTGCACAATTTGCTTAGCAAGACAAAGAAAGTGTGCATAATACACAATTCACAGTGTGCTttaagaataatttaaaaaatgcttcagATGCCTAACAGaagtttttgttacattttttgtgaatGTCACTATTTAAAACCTGTTGTCTAACAGATCTGAAATTTGTTTACATGTTGATTTCTTTattactgaagaaaaaaagtattgtcaCCAAACCATGAATTGGCACCCAAGATATCAGTCTCAGTACttcaattttttaatgataactaatgtaaaaaacaacaaaatttatGTCATatgaaagaatattttttaatcaaaatgctaaaataaaaaatgatcacaATTATCCATCAATGTTTTACACTTCTTTAGGTTTGATCACATATCATTTCATTTGTCAatacatgaaacattttttgtctttaacaaGGACAAATAGTCTACTtatctgaaaatgaaaacttttaaataaattctaTCTAAGAAAGAAGttgatcacaaaaaaaacacttaagaacaaactttgtttttatttcaggcattGAACTCCCATAAAGGAAATGAGGACGGAATGTAGCTCTTTGGCTCCATCTAGTGTCGAGCTGTGGAACATGAAGCACGGTTTGTCAGAAGGTCAGTCTTGAATGAAAGCAGATCGtaaacaatttcatttttaggcataaaccaaaaacaaaaattggttCAATAATCACATTTAAGCTCTAAGATGCTTAAAGTATTTGTTTGATTCTTTTATTGTTCTCTTATAAGAACTAGTAAATTATTTCTAGTgtgattaagaaaataaataaaaagcctttTATAATTTCTTAAGGCTTTTTTGTGTCTAAAGTATAATTTTAAGATTTCTGATGATAACATGGTCAAATATTGGATGCTGATTAAACAGAACACACTGAACAGACAGAGCAGAGGCAACAAATGAACTTAATTAACCGCAAATGGGTCACATGACTACTTTAGATTAATAGAGTGGCTTTTTAGATTGAGGACTTTTATTTGTCAAGAATTTCTAAAAAGGAGTAGATACCAAAAAGAGTAATGTCAAAGTTAGAGGGTTTTTTCTCAGCTTAAGTCagaaatttatgaaaaaatataaatcttgAAATTAAAGAGGGGATACaccaaataaatgaaatttgaGAAAATTTAAGTTCTGTAAATATCCAATTTGGACAATAAAGTTTTTGTTCAACAGAGTAAAGTTTTATAGTAATATAGAAATGAGGCACCTTTGACCAAAGTTTAATAATGAGGTGTGctgaggattttttattttttattttttattaaaaagataagaaaagaaaggaaatccTCCTAACCAACATACAAGAGTCTCGGTAAACACTGGCGGTCCTGCGGATCTTTTACGCATGAATCATTCATCATCTGAGGACCACAGCTTTGCCCACGGAGGACAAAAGACACATTCCCGACACATCCACGCCTCCACATGCAAAGGTAACCCCCGGGTTCTACTGTGAGAATCGGTTCGGGGTCTTTAAAGGACGTTTTTCCCGTCTCTGGAGGAGAAATTACGCGCGCGTTTTCAACAGCGGGAGCTCTCCGTGGTTTTGAATTGCGCCACGCAGGAGAAGTTTCTTCTTCGGTTCATCtcgaggagagaaaaaaaaagacatttgaggCTGTTTCCTTCTTGACTGCTGAcgcccccctccaccaccatgctGCCCGCTCAGGAAGCAGCCAAGATCTATCACACCAACTACGTGCGCAACGCGCGAGCCGTGGGCGTCATGTGGACGATCCTCACCATCACCTTTGCCGTGATCACCGTGGTCGTGTTCATCCAGCCTTACTGGATCGGGGACAGCGTCCACACCCCGCAGGCCGGCTACTTCGGCCTCTTCCACTACTGCATCGGGAACGCGCTCACCTCGGAGCTCACCTGCAAAGGGAGCGCGCTGGACTTCGGCTCCATCCCGTCCGGAGCATTTAAGACGGCCATGTTCTTCGTGGGGATCTCCATGCTGCTGATCGTGGGCAGCATCGTCTGCTTCagcctcttcttcttctgcaacGCGGGAAGCGTCTATAAGATCTGCGCCTGGATGCAGCTGGCCTCCTGTGAGTCCGGGGCAAACGTTGGCTGCAGTGGCAAACGCGTTTACGAGTTTAGTCCGGGTCTAAAATACTTTGAATTGGACAAAACTTCTATTTCCACAATACAGATATTTTATAACAAATGAAATGCAAGGAAGATCTATAAAGATGAAAACATTCCTGCAGCCCAATAAACCATCTAACTGCAGCAGAAATGTTGTGATGGAGCTGTGCCATCTCCATCcagattcatgtttttatttgttagacCACTTATCAAGACTagaaacagaaagcagcagaaaattAGATATGAATTAAcgtaaaacatgaaacaaagagATTTAAAACTGCCATTTGGAACCCCATTAAAAACATTCCCCCACAGATGAATAATTTGTGGCCAATTTGTGAGTATTTTTGCACACAAATGAGCATTCTGTGGCCATTGATTTGTAGTGGGAATTGATGACATTAAAATACTCATTTGTGCCCATGAAGAATTAATTTGTGGGCTCAAAATAGTACTAATAAAATACTAAcctgtgcacacaaaatgcttATTCATGGCCAGAAATGTTCAATTTATTTGAGGGaacaatttattattattattatttttgtttgaatgtcaCCTCCAAGGCTTCACACTGCCACATTAAAGTTAGGAACAGCTCCATCATGGAGTCTGAAAGATGCATGAAAGGTTGCAGACTGACATCACAGCAGTTCCTTTGCCAGACTGGCACTCAGAAGTGAAATGAGAGTCTGTGAAACATGAAGCAGCTCGTGAACAGATGGAGCTGCAAGTGAAAGGACAAGTCTGGAATGATGTGTTGTTACATAACACCATGAAAGGTCTCCCCTACCTGCTGAGGAGTGAGTTCATTAGACTCTGAAGATTGTTCTTTAGATTGTGAGAATCTGGACAACACTTGAGGAGATGCTTGTTCCTCTGGTGCAGGTGAGTTGGATGCATCAGGAATATATTAATAAGaatacaaaaaagtaatacattaaaaaaggcATGTTCTGTTTAGACatttaaaagcagaattttgttgttttttgacttgaagatgatttaaaaaGTCCAGATTCacgtaaaagaaaaactttttttctgctgtgtgaCCAAAGGATGAACAACAGTTTTACAGGTTTGCAAAGGGAAAAATTCAtgacaaaaataatcttttgacttaagacttaagaaaaaaaactttaaatagaGTTTAAAATATGACAGGGCgagtttatattttgttttagcgACATCAGCCTCAGAATGACGTTAAAGACAGAGAAGATGAGCCTCCAGTAGCcagcatttaaaatgcatttgcacCTGTTGCCTGTCAGGTACCTGCATGGTGATTGGCTGCATGATCTATCCTGATGGTTGGGACTCAGAGGAGGTAAAGCGCATGTGCGGTCAGCGGACTGACAAATACACCCTGGGAAACTGCACGGTGCGCTGGGCGTACATCCTGGCCATCATCAGCATCATGGACTCGCTCATCCTCTCCTTTGTTGCCTTCAGCCTGGGCAACCGGCAGGACAAGCTGCTACCTGAAGACTTCCAGGTGGAGGAAAAAGGTAGGAGATGCATCAGGGTTAGgaaaagaatgaacaaaaagagagaaaagtggtCAGGGATGGTTAAAGGAGGGGAAAACAAAGCATTTATTTAGCAGAAGGAAGGGAGCCAAAGAAATTTACACtggaaaaagttaaagaaaagtaGTTGTTGGTTCAGTGACATTGTTTTTGTCATGGTACAGATAATGCATAACCCCTGATGGACAGTGAGGACGTGGATGAGAAACAAGCTTCAAAGGAGCTCCACCTGTCCATCATTCCCCTGCTGTCAGGGATCAGTTCCCAGAGGCTGCAGAACCGGTTCAGCTCCTTCAAATCaaaatttccaattttttttttctgacattcttcagagcttttttattccttgatatttctcttttagtaagtatgcaataaaaaattcacttctaaaaactttaaactgaAAGTTACagaattttaataaagttttgctcTGATATTAAATCCAGCTTTGATTGGTTTCTATGGAGCACAGTCCTTTTGCTAAAACATGATAACCCGAGTATTTAGACATTTAAATAATAGTTCTTTTATTCAGACAACAAAAGCAGCACATGTACAAATCTACCTTAAGCTGACATTCAATTCGGTCTCTAGATCACTTGGTTGAATCGCTTTGAGTCTTTGTTATGGTTTGTTTTCGCTTGAACTAAATCCATAAAATTTCACAATAAAGTAATAATTACATCTGAGAGTCTCAAACGCTGTTTGTGGTATAAATGAAGTATTTCAAagacaataaaagctcaaaagacaaaagtaaagtttggaaaaaaaaaaaagtttattttttttattaattacagTCAGACATACAccagtagaaaagaaaaaaaaacatgagctCCACGATGGCAAATTATTGCAACGTATGCAAACGTTTCCTCCAGTCGGCTTAAAGCAGCAGGTTTTCTGAAACAGAAGACTGATCTGGATTCAAACCTTTTCTGAGGAACATGGAAGAACTGGTTTCTTAAGCCcttttgttcttcctgttcagggttgttgtttttctgaagtgGGTAAGGCCGACTCTTTGGTTCTTTGTTCTGTGCACTCAGTGGGGAAATAAAAGCTGAATAATTCAAGTACAAACCGCCAGCACAGAGAGCGTCTTCCTGTTCACCGCCGTACTAATATCGCATTTCCACAAACTTAAAACCCATCAGGAATACATTTATGGCTCTCAAGTAGAGATTCTGGTGCAAGGTGCctgattttatcttttaaatctCAATTTTCTTGTCAGTTCTTCActagtttgttatttttaattaatattatttagGGCTTTACAACAAACTGAAGCCAGAAGCAGAGGAGCAGACACACTGAAGCCTGGAGAAAAACATGGTTCACTTGTGAactttttctgctgcaggtttgaTCAGAAGAGTTTCACTTAAATTGGCATCCCGCACTCACATTAAAAATGAGATCATGGCGTAACAGAGAAAGCTGC
The nucleotide sequence above comes from Oryzias latipes chromosome 5, ASM223467v1. Encoded proteins:
- the LOC101161799 gene encoding LHFPL tetraspan subfamily member 5 protein; amino-acid sequence: MLPAQEAAKIYHTNYVRNARAVGVMWTILTITFAVITVVVFIQPYWIGDSVHTPQAGYFGLFHYCIGNALTSELTCKGSALDFGSIPSGAFKTAMFFVGISMLLIVGSIVCFSLFFFCNAGSVYKICAWMQLASCTCMVIGCMIYPDGWDSEEVKRMCGQRTDKYTLGNCTVRWAYILAIISIMDSLILSFVAFSLGNRQDKLLPEDFQVEEKDNA